A DNA window from Chloroflexota bacterium contains the following coding sequences:
- a CDS encoding PDZ domain-containing protein: MDASGSNRILKWLIASVLALSLTGSAFIVGFGVGFGTGRWTAPAPAEASVSLATPVWHVTPLPTATPRPQVKEPDTEGLCPSPDGEEGRLDRLPEEPKEFRVFWEAMQALQEDYYGELPDNQEMTYGAIRGVLELLDDENTSLLDPQSAQFFSSDLSGSFEGIGARVDLAPGGGVRVVEPFEGQPAYKAGIRRGDIIIKVDGKDVTNMSLSDAIQLIRGPKGTTVRLLIKRPGEPDLIEVKVVRDRIEIPVIEYKMRDDGIAYLKLSEFNSRAPDLVRQALRELLRQKPKGLILDLRGNPGGLLDSAVEIGSQFVGEGDILIERFKDGRERAYPARRGGLATEIPLVVLVNDGSASASEIVAGAIQDAGRGPLIGVTTFGKGSVQVPHYLSDGSLLRVTTARWFTPKGRGIDGKGLKPDIEVERTLEDRAAGRDPQLDRAVEYLLTGK, from the coding sequence ATGGACGCTTCTGGATCAAATCGCATACTGAAATGGCTGATCGCATCCGTCCTGGCGCTCAGCCTGACGGGCTCCGCCTTTATCGTGGGCTTTGGCGTGGGATTTGGCACGGGACGGTGGACAGCCCCCGCCCCTGCGGAGGCCAGCGTCTCATTGGCCACGCCGGTCTGGCACGTGACGCCGCTGCCCACGGCGACCCCGCGCCCACAGGTCAAGGAACCGGATACGGAAGGGTTGTGTCCATCCCCCGACGGGGAAGAGGGAAGGCTGGATCGCCTGCCCGAAGAGCCGAAGGAGTTTCGGGTCTTCTGGGAGGCTATGCAGGCGCTTCAAGAGGATTACTACGGCGAGCTGCCGGACAATCAGGAGATGACCTACGGCGCTATCCGCGGGGTGCTGGAGCTCCTGGATGACGAGAACACCTCTCTGCTCGATCCCCAATCGGCTCAGTTCTTCAGCTCGGACCTGTCCGGCAGCTTCGAGGGGATCGGGGCCCGGGTCGACCTGGCCCCCGGGGGCGGCGTGCGCGTCGTGGAGCCATTCGAGGGCCAACCCGCCTACAAGGCCGGCATCCGGCGGGGAGACATCATCATCAAGGTGGATGGCAAGGACGTGACCAACATGTCGCTCAGCGACGCCATCCAGCTCATTCGCGGCCCCAAGGGCACGACGGTTCGGCTGCTCATCAAACGGCCGGGCGAGCCGGACCTCATCGAGGTGAAGGTGGTCCGTGATCGCATCGAGATCCCCGTCATCGAGTATAAGATGCGGGACGATGGGATCGCCTACCTGAAGCTGAGCGAGTTCAACAGCCGGGCCCCGGATCTGGTACGCCAGGCGTTGCGGGAGCTGTTGCGGCAAAAACCCAAGGGGCTGATCCTGGATCTGCGCGGCAACCCGGGCGGCCTGCTGGATTCCGCCGTGGAGATCGGCAGCCAGTTCGTCGGCGAGGGTGACATCCTCATCGAGCGCTTCAAGGACGGACGCGAGCGCGCCTACCCGGCCCGCCGGGGCGGCCTGGCGACCGAGATCCCGCTGGTCGTGCTGGTGAACGACGGCAGCGCCAGCGCGTCGGAGATCGTGGCGGGCGCCATCCAGGACGCCGGCCGCGGGCCTCTGATCGGCGTCACCACCTTTGGGAAGGGGTCGGTGCAGGTGCCCCACTACCTGAGCGATGGCTCGCTGCTCCGCGTGACCACGGCCCGCTGGTTCACCCCTAAGGGACGCGGCATCGACGGCAAGGGGCTGAAGCCGGACATCGAGGTGGAGCGCACGCTGGAGGATCGGGCGGCCGGGCGTGACCCCCAGCTCGACCGGGCTGTGGAATACCTGCTCACGGGCAAGTGA
- the uidA gene encoding beta-glucuronidase codes for MLYPQQNDVRNVLDLSGLWAFKLDPEGVGEREGWFHGLPAPRVIAVPGSWNEQFQDTRDYLGLAWYLRETYIPREWKGQRIFLRVGSANYAARVWINGEFLGEHQGGHLPFAFEITEQVRWGEPNVIAVAVEGKLMPTRVPPGNVASGPIGEFLGGYPSTHFDFFPYAGLHRPVVLYTVPSAHIEDVTVVTEIEGEDGLVHVAVTRGDGEDGEGRVILRGAEGDLEIPLVFTAGAAQTTLRVPRARLWSPDDPYLHDLTVLLTRGEQVVDRYRLDIGIRTIRVEGDQLLLNGRPIFLKGFGKHEDFPIHGRGLNMPLIVKDYALLKWVGANSYRTSHYPYSEEAMFMADREGILVIDETPGVGLFFEDGGGNVQERLAVCRQQLRELIARDKNHPSVIMWSVANEPMPSDMIRRFLGGDVDREKDALGAAFLSELLSLARELDPTRPAVFASLMGGPAEWMALSDVVCINLYWGWYAQGGRLDEAAEVLRQTLDGLHGKLGKPIILTEFGADTIAGLHSDPPEMWSEEYQVEMLRRYLDVAAERPFVVGMHIWNFADFKTPQSTRRAGGLNLKGVFTRDRRPKMAAHFLRERWAR; via the coding sequence ATGCTGTATCCTCAACAGAACGACGTTCGCAACGTACTCGATCTGTCCGGCCTCTGGGCGTTCAAGCTGGACCCGGAGGGGGTGGGCGAGCGGGAGGGATGGTTCCATGGGTTGCCCGCCCCGCGCGTGATCGCCGTCCCCGGAAGCTGGAACGAGCAGTTCCAGGACACGCGAGACTATCTGGGACTGGCCTGGTACCTGCGTGAGACCTACATCCCCCGCGAGTGGAAGGGACAGCGCATTTTCCTGCGCGTGGGCTCGGCCAATTACGCGGCCCGGGTCTGGATCAATGGAGAGTTTCTGGGCGAGCATCAAGGCGGCCATCTTCCCTTCGCCTTCGAGATCACCGAGCAGGTCCGGTGGGGCGAGCCCAACGTGATCGCCGTCGCTGTGGAGGGCAAACTGATGCCCACCCGGGTGCCGCCGGGCAACGTGGCGAGCGGCCCCATCGGCGAGTTCTTGGGGGGATACCCCAGCACGCACTTCGACTTCTTCCCTTACGCCGGGCTGCACCGGCCCGTGGTCCTGTACACCGTGCCGTCGGCCCACATCGAGGACGTAACCGTGGTGACCGAGATCGAGGGGGAGGATGGGCTGGTGCACGTCGCCGTGACCCGGGGCGATGGCGAGGATGGCGAGGGGAGGGTGATCCTGCGCGGGGCGGAGGGAGATCTCGAGATCCCGCTCGTTTTCACCGCGGGGGCGGCCCAAACGACGCTACGCGTCCCCCGTGCCCGCCTGTGGAGCCCGGACGATCCCTATCTCCACGATCTGACCGTCCTCCTCACCCGGGGAGAGCAGGTTGTGGACCGTTACCGTCTGGACATCGGCATCCGCACGATCCGGGTGGAGGGCGACCAACTCCTGCTGAACGGTCGGCCGATCTTTCTGAAGGGGTTTGGCAAACATGAGGACTTCCCCATCCACGGCCGCGGGCTGAACATGCCGCTCATCGTCAAGGACTACGCGCTACTCAAGTGGGTGGGGGCCAATTCCTATCGCACGTCCCATTACCCTTACTCGGAGGAGGCCATGTTCATGGCCGACCGGGAGGGCATCCTCGTCATCGACGAGACGCCCGGCGTGGGCTTGTTCTTTGAGGATGGCGGGGGGAACGTTCAAGAGAGGTTGGCTGTGTGCCGACAGCAGCTCCGGGAGTTGATCGCGCGGGATAAGAATCATCCCAGCGTGATCATGTGGAGCGTGGCCAATGAGCCCATGCCGTCGGACATGATCCGGCGGTTCCTGGGCGGGGATGTGGATCGGGAGAAGGACGCCTTGGGAGCCGCCTTCCTGTCCGAGCTGTTGAGCCTGGCGCGAGAGCTCGACCCCACGCGCCCGGCCGTGTTCGCCAGCCTCATGGGGGGACCGGCGGAGTGGATGGCCCTCTCCGATGTGGTGTGCATCAATCTGTACTGGGGGTGGTACGCGCAGGGAGGAAGGCTGGACGAGGCGGCCGAGGTATTGAGACAGACGCTGGATGGCCTCCATGGGAAGTTGGGCAAGCCCATCATCCTCACCGAGTTCGGGGCCGACACCATCGCCGGCCTGCACAGCGACCCGCCGGAGATGTGGAGCGAGGAATATCAGGTGGAGATGCTCCGGCGTTACCTGGACGTGGCCGCCGAGCGCCCCTTCGTCGTGGGGATGCACATCTGGAATTTCGCCGATTTCAAGACGCCCCAATCGACGCGGCGGGCGGGCGGGTTGAACCTGAAGGGGGTCTTCACCCGTGATCGCCGCCCCAAGATGGCGGCTCACTTCCTGCGGGAACGATGGGCGAGGTGA
- a CDS encoding methyltransferase domain-containing protein, whose translation MGKGQIVLSHLQAERILQAREKGLQEIEVSPDLGLSTVTAVLTSDGARFPQGVLLTWDALRKIRKTPQSCFQIESDGIRKIQAFSEMTNRFYSLMPTSGAPTLLISGTPMHRIKGTDPHRDTLAKIRTIAPITGRVLDTATGLGYTAIEAAKTAEHVITIELDPTVLEIARQNPWSQALFDHPRITQIIGDSFQEVQRFEDATFTRIIHDPPMFSLAGDLYSAEFYRQLFRILRPGGRLFHYIGDLNSRSGRNVARGVIRRLQEAGFRRVTRRPEAFGVVAYR comes from the coding sequence ATGGGTAAAGGCCAGATCGTATTGTCCCACCTCCAGGCGGAGCGAATCCTGCAGGCCAGAGAAAAGGGCCTGCAAGAGATCGAGGTCTCCCCTGACCTGGGCTTGAGCACGGTAACCGCCGTCCTCACCTCCGACGGCGCACGATTCCCACAAGGCGTCCTCCTCACCTGGGACGCGCTCCGGAAGATCCGGAAGACCCCGCAAAGCTGCTTCCAGATCGAGAGCGATGGGATCCGCAAGATCCAGGCCTTCTCCGAGATGACCAACCGTTTCTACAGCCTGATGCCCACCTCAGGCGCGCCCACGCTGCTGATCTCCGGGACCCCCATGCACCGCATCAAAGGGACGGATCCTCACAGGGACACGCTCGCGAAGATCCGGACGATCGCGCCCATCACCGGCCGCGTCCTGGACACGGCCACCGGGCTCGGCTACACGGCCATCGAGGCGGCCAAGACGGCCGAGCACGTCATCACCATCGAGCTCGACCCGACCGTCCTGGAGATCGCCCGGCAGAATCCCTGGTCTCAGGCGCTCTTCGACCATCCCCGGATCACGCAGATCATCGGCGACAGCTTCCAGGAGGTCCAACGATTTGAGGATGCGACGTTCACCCGGATCATCCATGATCCCCCGATGTTCAGCCTGGCCGGGGATCTCTACTCCGCGGAGTTCTATCGACAGCTCTTCCGGATACTCAGACCCGGTGGGCGCCTGTTCCATTACATCGGGGATCTGAACAGCCGTTCGGGGCGCAACGTAGCCAGAGGCGTCATCCGGCGGCTACAAGAGGCCGGATTCCGGCGCGTCACGCGTCGCCCCGAGGCGTTCGGCGTGGTCGCCTATCGGTGA
- a CDS encoding S41 family peptidase — protein MRALRYIASIIIVALIPLLTFAAGFGAHWYLTRDRSPEATEDFQVFWEAWHILEQSYLGEDPPVKQRVYGAIRGLVDAYQDPYTVFVEPQPRQREREELRGEFGGIGAWIIREDDGTYTLRPMQDKPAQRAGIQEGDVLVAVDGHEITPDMSLDDVVSLIRGPVGTIVRIQVRRAGVDDVLTFEVERARIETPSVEWRILDAPPHTGYIRLSIFSERTADELTDALEDLTGQGVTQLVLDLRHNSGGLLDAAIDVASTFLRDGVVLYEQRAGNEEKTYEVRSRPIVFDGPMVVLVNGATASASEIVAGALQDHGRAKLFGEKTFGKGSVQLVHDLSDGSSLHVTSARWLTPKRRQIDGQGLEPDFPVEITEEDQQAGRDPVLQRALKWLSALPQAQK, from the coding sequence ATGCGAGCGCTGAGGTACATAGCCAGCATCATCATCGTTGCGCTCATCCCGTTGCTCACCTTCGCGGCCGGGTTCGGCGCTCATTGGTACCTGACGCGGGATCGAAGCCCAGAGGCGACCGAGGACTTTCAGGTCTTCTGGGAGGCCTGGCACATCCTGGAACAGTCCTATCTGGGTGAGGACCCGCCGGTCAAGCAGCGCGTCTACGGCGCCATCCGCGGCCTGGTGGACGCCTATCAAGACCCTTACACGGTCTTCGTCGAGCCACAGCCCCGCCAGAGGGAACGAGAGGAGCTGCGGGGCGAGTTCGGGGGCATTGGCGCCTGGATCATCCGGGAGGACGACGGCACATACACGCTGCGCCCCATGCAGGACAAGCCGGCCCAGCGCGCCGGGATCCAAGAGGGGGACGTCCTCGTCGCCGTGGACGGGCACGAGATCACCCCCGATATGTCCCTGGACGACGTGGTCAGCCTGATCCGTGGGCCGGTCGGAACCATCGTGCGCATCCAGGTGCGCCGCGCCGGGGTGGACGACGTGCTCACGTTCGAGGTCGAACGGGCCCGCATTGAAACGCCCAGCGTGGAGTGGCGCATCTTGGACGCGCCGCCCCACACGGGGTATATCCGGCTCTCCATCTTCAGCGAGCGCACGGCCGATGAGCTGACCGACGCCCTGGAGGATCTGACAGGACAGGGCGTCACCCAACTGGTGCTGGATCTGCGACACAACAGCGGTGGCCTGCTGGATGCCGCGATCGACGTCGCCAGCACGTTCCTGCGAGATGGCGTAGTGCTCTACGAGCAACGCGCCGGGAACGAGGAGAAGACGTACGAGGTGCGCAGCCGACCGATCGTATTCGACGGCCCGATGGTCGTCCTGGTGAACGGGGCCACCGCCAGCGCGTCGGAGATCGTGGCCGGAGCGCTGCAAGATCACGGCCGGGCGAAGCTGTTTGGAGAGAAGACATTCGGGAAGGGATCGGTACAGCTGGTGCACGATCTATCGGACGGCTCCTCGCTGCATGTGACCTCGGCCCGGTGGCTGACGCCCAAGCGGCGCCAGATCGATGGGCAGGGGTTGGAGCCGGACTTCCCGGTGGAGATCACGGAGGAGGATCAACAGGCAGGACGTGACCCCGTGCTGCAACGAGCGCTCAAGTGGTTAAGCGCTCTCCCTCAGGCGCAAAAGTAA
- the smpB gene encoding SsrA-binding protein SmpB: protein MAAIKTIATNRKAYHDYHIEETIEAGIVLTGTEIKSIRQGKVNLRDGFAIIRDGEVWLLNVHIAPYEGGNRMNHEPRRERKLLLHRREINRLASRVQERGWTLVPLRLYLKDNIAKVELALVRGKRQYDKRQAIAKREAEREIRRTAKQMAREY, encoded by the coding sequence ATGGCAGCGATTAAGACGATCGCCACGAACCGCAAAGCCTATCACGATTACCACATCGAGGAGACCATCGAGGCGGGCATCGTGCTCACCGGCACGGAGATCAAATCCATCCGCCAGGGGAAGGTGAACCTGCGCGATGGGTTCGCCATCATCCGTGACGGCGAGGTATGGCTGCTCAACGTGCACATCGCGCCCTACGAGGGTGGCAACCGGATGAATCACGAGCCCCGGCGGGAGCGAAAGCTGCTCCTGCATCGGCGGGAGATCAACCGGCTGGCCAGTCGCGTGCAGGAGAGGGGGTGGACGCTGGTGCCGCTGCGGCTATACCTGAAGGACAACATCGCCAAGGTGGAGCTGGCGTTGGTGCGTGGGAAGCGACAATACGATAAGCGCCAGGCCATCGCCAAGCGGGAGGCGGAGCGCGAGATACGCCGAACGGCGAAGCAGATGGCTCGCGAATACTGA
- a CDS encoding ABC transporter ATP-binding protein, with protein MEHGSGRPGMTRDIWRSLGYLRPYWLTALGAWLSLLLATVGNLAMPRLLQILVDRGIKAGDLRLIYGMAMGLVGLAVVRGLFTFLQGYLAERASQGVAFDLRQEIYTKLQSLSFSYHDRAQTGQLMTRATNDVDIVRMFVGMGFPQLLNTLIMFMGTMTLLILLDWRLALMSLTIVPIALVIMVIVLRKVMPHFMIIQQKLGNLNTILQENLAGARVVRAFAREPYEIQRFKAANLDLLEENLYVARIMGFSIPLIFTLGGIGTLIVIWVGGLRVIDNRLTLGELVAFNTYLAMLTLPLFFLGMILGMMTRAGASARRIFEILDAETEVKERPDAIELPPVRGRVEFDHVYFRYIGASEDALKDVSFVVEPGETVALLGETGSGKTTIINLIPRFYDVKSGAVRIDGYDVRDVTLHSLRSQIGIVLQETNLFTGTIRENIAFGRPDASMDEIIAAARAAEAHEFIVGFPDGYETRVGERGVGLSGGQKQRIAIARALLTNPRILILDDYTSSVDVETEARIQRALERLMEGRTSFIIAQRVSTVRRADRILVLDRGRLVAQGRHEELLEISPIYAEIYYLQLGGQRSRWFTGVTVPGDGNGALREAQTAADAARFRGVD; from the coding sequence ATGGAGCATGGATCCGGCCGGCCGGGCATGACGCGAGATATCTGGCGGTCGCTCGGCTATTTACGGCCGTACTGGTTGACGGCGTTGGGGGCGTGGCTCAGCCTGTTGCTGGCCACCGTCGGAAACCTGGCCATGCCTCGCCTGCTACAGATCCTGGTCGATCGAGGCATCAAGGCCGGGGACCTGCGACTCATCTACGGCATGGCCATGGGGCTGGTGGGCCTGGCGGTCGTGCGCGGCCTCTTCACCTTCCTCCAGGGGTACCTGGCCGAGAGGGCGTCCCAGGGCGTGGCCTTCGACCTGCGGCAGGAGATCTACACCAAGCTCCAGTCCCTCTCCTTTAGCTACCACGATCGGGCGCAGACGGGCCAGTTGATGACGCGAGCGACCAATGATGTGGACATCGTGCGCATGTTCGTCGGCATGGGATTCCCGCAGCTTCTGAACACGCTGATCATGTTCATGGGCACGATGACACTGCTGATCCTGCTGGACTGGCGGCTCGCCCTGATGTCCCTCACCATCGTTCCCATCGCGCTCGTGATCATGGTGATCGTGCTGCGCAAGGTCATGCCGCACTTCATGATCATCCAGCAGAAGCTGGGGAACCTCAACACCATCTTGCAGGAGAATCTGGCCGGGGCCCGGGTGGTGCGGGCGTTCGCCCGGGAGCCGTATGAGATCCAGCGGTTCAAGGCGGCCAACCTGGATCTGCTGGAGGAGAACCTGTATGTGGCGCGTATTATGGGGTTCAGCATCCCGCTCATCTTCACCCTGGGCGGTATCGGTACCCTGATCGTGATCTGGGTGGGCGGGCTGCGCGTCATCGACAATCGGCTTACCCTGGGCGAGCTGGTGGCCTTCAACACCTATCTGGCCATGCTCACCCTGCCGCTCTTCTTCCTGGGCATGATCCTGGGCATGATGACCCGGGCGGGGGCTTCGGCCCGACGCATCTTCGAGATCCTGGATGCGGAGACGGAGGTGAAGGAGCGCCCGGATGCCATCGAGTTGCCTCCCGTCCGGGGGCGCGTGGAGTTCGATCACGTGTACTTCCGCTACATTGGCGCCAGCGAGGATGCCCTGAAGGATGTCTCCTTCGTGGTCGAGCCGGGCGAGACGGTGGCCTTGCTGGGCGAGACGGGCTCGGGCAAGACGACGATCATCAACCTGATCCCGCGCTTCTATGATGTCAAGTCCGGCGCGGTCCGCATCGACGGTTACGACGTGCGCGATGTGACGTTGCACAGCCTGCGCTCGCAGATCGGCATCGTGTTGCAGGAGACGAACCTGTTCACGGGCACCATCCGGGAGAATATCGCGTTCGGTCGGCCGGATGCCAGCATGGACGAGATCATCGCCGCCGCCCGGGCAGCCGAGGCGCACGAGTTCATCGTGGGCTTCCCGGATGGATATGAGACCCGCGTGGGCGAGCGAGGCGTGGGGCTCTCGGGTGGGCAGAAGCAGCGGATCGCCATCGCCCGGGCGCTGCTGACGAACCCGCGCATCCTGATCCTGGATGACTACACCTCCAGCGTCGATGTGGAGACGGAGGCGCGCATCCAGCGGGCGTTGGAGCGCCTCATGGAGGGGCGCACCTCCTTCATCATCGCGCAGCGGGTGAGCACCGTCCGGCGGGCGGACCGCATCCTGGTGTTGGATCGCGGGCGGCTGGTGGCTCAGGGACGGCATGAGGAGCTGTTGGAGATCAGCCCCATCTACGCGGAGATCTATTATCTGCAACTGGGCGGTCAGCGGTCCAGGTGGTTCACCGGGGTGACCGTTCCCGGGGATGGCAACGGCGCCCTTCGGGAGGCCCAGACCGCGGCCGATGCAGCGCGGTTCAGAGGGGTGGATTGA
- a CDS encoding GHMP kinase, with protein sequence MIIHTRTPARAGLIGNPSDGFNGVTISFTFDAFWAEVALWESPELEIRPSPRDATCFASVEDLVRNVTNYGYYGGIRLIKAIIKVFVDYCQSLGIDLDNKNFTISYRSNIPLRVGLAGSSAIIASTLRALMRFYGVSIPKQIMPNLILRAETEELKIGAGLQDRVVQTYGGVVYMDFDRELMSRGFGHYENLDPALLPPLFIAYDDSATEGTEVFHNDVRERYARGEKLVVETMEAIAEGARRFREAMEAGDLDEMERLIDRNFALRSQIYRISELNQRLIQAARDAGARAKFCGSGGAVIGICRDDEMFRRLQKNYQAIGATVLRPRVVTYDEEPCC encoded by the coding sequence ATGATCATCCACACACGTACACCTGCCCGAGCCGGACTGATCGGCAACCCATCAGACGGGTTCAACGGGGTCACCATCTCCTTCACCTTCGACGCCTTCTGGGCCGAGGTCGCGCTCTGGGAGTCGCCGGAGCTGGAGATCCGCCCCTCGCCCCGCGATGCTACCTGCTTCGCGTCCGTAGAGGACCTGGTACGCAACGTGACCAATTACGGGTACTATGGCGGCATCCGCCTGATCAAGGCGATCATCAAGGTCTTTGTCGACTACTGCCAGTCGCTGGGCATCGACCTGGACAACAAGAACTTCACCATCAGCTATCGATCCAACATCCCCCTGCGCGTGGGGCTGGCGGGCTCCAGCGCCATCATCGCTTCCACGCTCAGGGCGCTCATGCGCTTCTACGGCGTCTCCATCCCCAAGCAGATCATGCCCAACCTGATCCTCAGGGCGGAGACGGAGGAGCTCAAGATCGGGGCCGGCCTCCAGGACCGGGTGGTGCAAACGTACGGCGGCGTCGTCTACATGGACTTCGATCGGGAGCTGATGAGCCGGGGCTTCGGCCACTACGAGAACCTGGACCCGGCACTGCTGCCGCCGCTGTTCATCGCCTATGATGACTCCGCCACCGAGGGGACCGAGGTGTTCCATAACGATGTGCGGGAGCGATACGCCCGGGGCGAGAAGCTGGTGGTGGAGACCATGGAGGCCATCGCGGAGGGGGCGCGACGCTTCCGGGAGGCCATGGAGGCGGGCGATCTCGACGAGATGGAGCGCCTCATCGACCGCAATTTCGCCCTGCGCTCGCAGATCTACCGCATCAGCGAGCTCAATCAGCGGCTCATCCAGGCGGCCCGGGACGCGGGGGCCCGTGCGAAGTTCTGCGGCTCCGGCGGGGCGGTCATCGGCATCTGCCGGGACGATGAGATGTTTCGCCGGTTGCAGAAGAACTACCAGGCCATCGGCGCCACCGTGCTGCGCCCCCGGGTGGTGACCTACGACGAGGAGCCGTGCTGCTGA
- a CDS encoding ATP-binding cassette domain-containing protein, with protein sequence MFHGGLRGLARTPEKARNRRQAARRLFAYLWPHRLTLLLVTIATVGASLTPLAAPYLVGRAIDQFIARGDRHGLAVTMGMLAGTILAGYVFNALSNYTMAVVAQRTLQRLRDDIFEQIQRLSIRYFDTHDAGDLMSRLVNDTDTINQFLSNGLNRTVINSLSLVGIIVVMLRMQTRLALVSFSVIPFMVVTTLYFARRARVAFRRTRERIGAVSAELEENISGVREVQAFAREQANLRRFYELNAANRDANIYARTITAAFTPAVDLLSAIAMAIVAGYGGYLAVQGQASVGLIVAFLGYVQRFFMPIRSISQLYTTMQSALAGAERIFHLLDERPEIQDAPDAIEMPPIRGHVVFDHVYFGYKPGEEVLHDICLEARPGQTLALVGPTGAGKTSIVNLLMRFYDVWDGAVLIDGMDVRRVRQASMRRQMGIVLQDTFLFSGTVADNIRYGRLDATDEEVEAAARLVNAHDFISRLPDGYQTRVQERGSNFSQGQRQLIAFARAVLADPRILILDEATSNVDTRTEMLIQRALDRLLRGRTSFVIAHRLSTIRNADQVLMIVDGRIVERGTHEELLARRGAYYEMYRKQFPDEEIPEVARPAAAVPALASDEPADGGRSAAGEAPDADEARLEIVVNGAETVDLEGIDVERLVVRVNGPGVARLSGRVDRLEVRVSGAGRCDGAGLDSRVAEVRVHGPGRAVVRAREEMDVLVSGGGNVAYYGDPRVTRRICGAGRVDRLDGAGEPKGMAETSPEGRSDPVRR encoded by the coding sequence ATGTTTCATGGTGGTTTGCGGGGGCTGGCCCGCACGCCGGAGAAGGCCAGGAATCGTCGCCAGGCGGCGCGGCGGCTTTTCGCTTATCTGTGGCCGCATCGGCTGACGTTGCTGCTGGTGACCATCGCCACGGTAGGCGCCTCGTTAACGCCTCTGGCCGCCCCCTATCTGGTCGGCAGGGCTATCGATCAGTTCATCGCCCGGGGGGATCGCCACGGGCTGGCGGTGACCATGGGGATGCTCGCCGGGACGATCCTGGCCGGGTATGTCTTCAACGCGTTGAGCAACTACACCATGGCGGTGGTGGCCCAGCGCACCCTGCAGCGTCTGCGGGATGATATCTTCGAGCAGATTCAGCGGCTCTCGATCCGCTACTTCGACACCCATGACGCCGGCGATCTGATGAGCCGTTTGGTCAATGATACGGACACCATCAACCAGTTCCTGAGCAATGGGCTGAACCGCACGGTGATCAACTCGCTGTCCCTGGTGGGGATCATCGTGGTGATGTTGCGCATGCAGACCCGGCTGGCCCTGGTCTCCTTTTCGGTCATCCCCTTCATGGTCGTGACGACACTCTACTTCGCCCGCCGGGCGCGGGTGGCGTTTCGTCGCACGCGGGAGAGGATCGGGGCCGTCTCCGCGGAGCTGGAGGAGAACATCTCCGGCGTGCGGGAGGTGCAGGCGTTCGCCCGGGAGCAGGCCAACCTCCGGCGGTTCTACGAGCTGAACGCGGCCAACCGGGATGCCAACATCTACGCCCGGACCATCACGGCCGCCTTCACGCCCGCGGTGGACCTGCTGAGCGCCATCGCGATGGCCATCGTGGCCGGATATGGGGGCTATCTGGCCGTGCAGGGGCAGGCTTCCGTCGGCCTGATCGTGGCCTTTCTGGGATACGTGCAGCGCTTCTTCATGCCGATCCGATCGATCTCCCAGCTTTACACCACGATGCAGTCGGCCCTGGCCGGGGCGGAGCGCATCTTCCACCTGCTGGATGAGCGTCCCGAGATCCAGGACGCGCCGGATGCCATCGAGATGCCCCCGATCCGAGGGCATGTGGTGTTCGATCACGTGTACTTCGGCTACAAGCCCGGCGAGGAGGTGCTGCACGATATCTGCCTGGAGGCCAGGCCCGGGCAGACGTTGGCGTTGGTCGGGCCGACGGGCGCGGGCAAGACCAGCATCGTCAACCTGCTCATGCGCTTCTATGACGTGTGGGACGGCGCGGTGCTCATCGATGGCATGGATGTACGTCGGGTGAGGCAGGCCAGCATGCGTCGCCAGATGGGGATCGTCCTCCAGGATACGTTCCTCTTCTCGGGCACGGTGGCGGATAATATCCGCTATGGGCGGCTGGACGCGACGGATGAGGAGGTGGAGGCGGCCGCCCGGCTGGTCAACGCCCACGACTTCATCTCCCGGCTGCCGGATGGGTATCAGACTCGCGTGCAGGAGCGGGGCTCCAACTTCTCCCAGGGACAGCGACAGCTCATCGCTTTCGCTCGCGCGGTACTGGCCGACCCCCGTATCCTCATCCTGGACGAGGCGACTTCCAACGTGGACACCCGCACGGAGATGCTGATCCAGCGGGCGTTGGACCGCCTGTTGCGCGGGCGGACCAGCTTCGTCATCGCCCACCGGCTGAGCACCATTCGCAACGCCGACCAGGTGCTGATGATCGTGGACGGCCGCATCGTGGAGCGCGGCACGCATGAGGAGCTGCTGGCGCGTCGCGGCGCCTATTACGAGATGTATCGCAAGCAGTTCCCGGACGAGGAGATCCCGGAGGTGGCGCGTCCCGCCGCGGCCGTGCCCGCCCTGGCCTCGGATGAACCTGCCGATGGGGGCCGTTCGGCGGCGGGCGAGGCCCCGGATGCCGATGAGGCGCGGCTGGAAATCGTGGTCAACGGGGCGGAGACGGTGGACCTGGAGGGCATCGACGTGGAGCGCCTGGTGGTGCGGGTGAACGGGCCGGGGGTGGCGCGCCTCTCGGGCCGGGTCGATCGCCTGGAGGTGCGCGTCAGCGGGGCGGGCCGCTGCGATGGGGCCGGGTTGGACAGCCGGGTCGCCGAGGTCCGGGTGCACGGCCCGGGGCGGGCGGTCGTCCGGGCGCGTGAGGAGATGGACGTGCTCGTGTCCGGTGGGGGGAACGTCGCCTACTATGGCGATCCCCGGGTCACGCGGAGGATCTGCGGGGCCGGGCGCGTGGATCGCCTGGATGGGGCGGGGGAGCCAAAAGGGATGGCCGAGACGTCTCCTGAGGGGCGTTCTGACCCCGTCCGGCGGTGA